A genomic stretch from Thermodesulfobacteriota bacterium includes:
- a CDS encoding sulfite exporter TauE/SafE family protein, with the protein MSDLSQFEELIRHWSFLSIPIAVFVASILGSTHCITMCGPIAITVNNSSGYMTLYHMGRLISYLTLGILAGFLGETFLSNNFPIVSTISIILISVFFIYTGYKLIMKKPLEFLPVKTISYLVTKPAKWSLSQSKAVKSLTIGIVNGFLPCGWVYIFVIGAVATKNPFYSAVVLFIFWLGTLPALSTFPYIYKKSLSRAPRRLAIAAGILLIVVGLANITLHLVPSKSHHSHHSHSVNQ; encoded by the coding sequence TTGTCGGACCTAAGTCAATTTGAGGAACTTATAAGACATTGGTCGTTCCTTTCTATACCAATAGCTGTTTTTGTTGCGAGCATATTGGGCAGCACGCACTGCATCACAATGTGCGGGCCGATTGCTATAACAGTTAATAACTCAAGTGGGTATATGACTCTTTACCATATGGGGAGGCTTATAAGCTATTTAACTCTGGGAATACTTGCAGGGTTTCTCGGGGAAACATTTTTATCGAATAATTTTCCTATTGTCTCAACTATATCTATAATTTTAATTTCTGTTTTCTTCATATACACCGGATATAAGCTGATAATGAAGAAACCTCTAGAGTTTCTACCTGTGAAAACAATCTCATATCTAGTTACAAAACCCGCTAAATGGTCCTTGTCGCAAAGTAAGGCAGTCAAATCCCTGACAATAGGGATAGTTAATGGTTTTCTACCCTGTGGTTGGGTTTACATATTTGTAATTGGAGCAGTAGCGACTAAAAATCCGTTTTATAGCGCTGTTGTACTTTTTATATTTTGGCTTGGAACATTGCCTGCCCTATCCACATTCCCTTATATATACAAAAAGTCATTAAGCAGGGCTCCAAGAAGGTTAGCTATTGCAGCCGGGATATTGCTAATTGTGGTAGGTCTTGCAAATATTACGCTTCACCTGGTACCAAGTAAGAGTCATCATAGTCATCATTCACATTCTGTAAATCAATAA